The following coding sequences lie in one Psychrilyobacter atlanticus DSM 19335 genomic window:
- a CDS encoding ABC transporter ATP-binding protein — MDKLLEIKNLKTYFYKNQEVIPAVDGISFCVKKGETVAIVGESGSGKSITALSILGCIPSPPGKVEGGEIIFEGNNLFERSKKEMRNIRGNEISMIFQEPMTSLNPVYTIGRQLSEVFELHQGMKRKEGLKKAAELLRIVGIPSPEERAKQYPHQMSGGMRQRVIIAMALACRPKLIIADEPTTALDVTVQAQILDLIKNLKEEIGTSMLLITHDLGVVAEMAEKVIVMYAGKIVESAGVQDIFKDPKHPYTRGLLSSMPSLNSTNKRLNTIEGVVPKPTEFPVGCRFNPRCEFAKKICINSEPPLCNIGDRSLSCWMETQEYIEEANDEYSA; from the coding sequence ATGGATAAGTTGTTAGAAATAAAAAATTTAAAAACCTATTTTTATAAAAACCAGGAGGTAATACCTGCAGTAGATGGGATTAGTTTTTGTGTGAAAAAAGGAGAAACGGTTGCAATAGTAGGAGAATCAGGGAGCGGAAAGAGTATCACGGCTCTGAGTATCTTAGGATGTATTCCATCTCCACCAGGTAAGGTAGAAGGCGGAGAAATAATATTTGAAGGAAATAATTTATTTGAAAGATCAAAAAAAGAAATGAGAAATATAAGGGGAAATGAAATATCTATGATATTCCAAGAGCCCATGACATCTCTAAATCCAGTATATACAATTGGCAGACAGCTCAGTGAAGTATTTGAACTTCACCAGGGGATGAAGAGAAAAGAAGGTCTTAAAAAAGCAGCTGAATTACTCCGAATAGTCGGGATTCCTTCTCCGGAAGAGAGAGCAAAGCAATACCCTCATCAAATGTCTGGAGGGATGAGACAAAGGGTAATCATAGCAATGGCTTTGGCCTGCAGACCAAAATTAATAATTGCAGATGAACCAACTACAGCTTTGGATGTGACTGTACAGGCACAAATTCTTGATCTTATAAAAAATCTAAAAGAGGAGATTGGGACATCGATGCTTTTGATAACTCATGATTTAGGAGTAGTCGCTGAAATGGCTGAAAAAGTCATAGTTATGTATGCAGGTAAGATAGTGGAATCAGCAGGAGTTCAGGATATTTTTAAAGATCCTAAGCATCCCTATACTAGAGGATTGCTTTCATCTATGCCATCTTTAAATAGTACAAATAAAAGATTAAATACAATAGAGGGGGTAGTACCAAAACCTACAGAATTTCCTGTGGGATGTCGGTTTAATCCTAGGTGTGAATTTGCAAAAAAAATATGTATAAACTCAGAACCACCTCTTTGTAATATAGGAGATAGATCTCTAAGTTGTTGGATGGAGACACAGGAATATATAGAGGAGGCCAACGATGAATACTCTGCTTAA
- the epsC gene encoding serine O-acetyltransferase EpsC, whose product MFKSLKYDIKNIRSIDPAAKSNIEVFLLYPSIHAIFSHRIAHGLFKRKFFFLARLLSQFSRFFTGIEIHPGATIGKGLFIDHGMGVVIGETAIVGNNVTIYHQVTLGGTGKDSGKRHPTIEDDVIIGAGAKVLGNITIAKGTKIGGNTVVLKDSYENSTVVGVAGTMKCNGKAFNLSQCGIKEEKN is encoded by the coding sequence ATGTTTAAAAGTTTAAAGTATGATATAAAAAATATAAGAAGTATAGACCCTGCTGCAAAATCAAATATAGAGGTTTTCCTCCTCTACCCATCTATCCACGCTATCTTTAGCCATAGAATAGCTCATGGATTATTTAAAAGGAAGTTTTTCTTTTTAGCTAGATTATTATCTCAATTTTCTAGATTCTTTACAGGAATTGAGATCCATCCTGGGGCAACTATAGGTAAGGGACTCTTTATAGACCATGGAATGGGTGTAGTTATAGGAGAAACAGCTATAGTGGGAAATAACGTGACTATCTACCACCAGGTTACCCTGGGAGGAACAGGTAAAGATTCTGGAAAAAGACATCCAACTATTGAAGATGATGTAATAATTGGTGCCGGAGCAAAAGTTCTAGGAAATATTACCATTGCCAAAGGAACTAAGATCGGTGGAAACACAGTAGTTTTAAAGGACAGTTATGAAAACTCTACAGTTGTAGGAGTAGCCGGTACTATGAAATGTAATGGAAAAGCCTTTAATTTATCTCAATGTGGTATAAAGGAAGAGAAAAATTAA
- a CDS encoding rubredoxin: MKNYVCEICGYVYDPKVGDVENGIEAGTSFENLPEDWICPPCAMGKDVFVEEN; this comes from the coding sequence ATGAAAAATTATGTATGCGAAATATGTGGATATGTTTATGATCCAAAAGTTGGAGATGTAGAAAATGGAATAGAAGCAGGAACTAGTTTTGAAAACTTACCTGAAGACTGGATCTGTCCTCCATGTGCAATGGGGAAAGACGTATTCGTAGAAGAAAACTAA
- a CDS encoding PTS sugar transporter subunit IIA, with amino-acid sequence MGLFDFFKKNKEENYIEIYSPLNGRVIDLSEVPDEAFAQKMIGDGCAIEPVEGSVHAIADAEIDIFDTNHAVSFDLECGLEMIVHFGIDTVKLDGQGFERLVTPGDVKVGDELVKYNLEYIKENAKSARTPIIISNMDEVAELKVVATGDVKVGDLLMKVKLNK; translated from the coding sequence ATGGGATTATTTGATTTTTTTAAAAAAAATAAAGAGGAAAATTATATTGAAATATACTCACCATTAAATGGTAGAGTTATAGACTTATCAGAAGTACCTGATGAAGCGTTTGCTCAAAAAATGATAGGGGATGGATGTGCTATAGAGCCTGTAGAAGGATCTGTTCATGCTATAGCTGATGCTGAGATCGATATATTTGATACTAATCATGCAGTTAGTTTTGATTTAGAATGTGGATTAGAGATGATAGTACATTTTGGAATTGACACAGTAAAATTAGACGGACAAGGATTTGAAAGACTAGTAACTCCTGGAGATGTAAAAGTTGGGGACGAATTAGTAAAATACAACCTTGAGTATATTAAAGAAAATGCAAAATCTGCAAGAACTCCAATAATCATATCTAATATGGATGAAGTTGCTGAATTAAAAGTAGTAGCTACAGGAGATGTAAAAGTCGGAGATCTATTAATGAAAGTAAAATTAAATAAGTAA
- the cysK gene encoding cysteine synthase A, whose protein sequence is MYKNIVELIGNTPMVKLKKEKGLADIYVKLEKFNPSGSIKDRAAHQMIIDAQTDGKLKQGDIILEPTSGNTGVALAMIGKAMGYEVTLVMPSSMSQERKDIISSYGASLVLTDPTKGMTGAINKAYEMAEADSRYYIPNQFENKSNIKAHYISTGTEIYDKLPGIDGFVAGVGTGGTLGGTGKYLKERDKNIKIVAVEPSKSPVLSGGSGGAHKIQGIGAGFIPQILDTSIIDEVITIDDETAYEMTRNVLDTDGLYLGISSGSNIAAAKILAKKLGEGKIVVTIAPDGGEKYISTGVFTKTT, encoded by the coding sequence ATGTATAAAAATATAGTTGAATTAATAGGAAACACTCCAATGGTTAAATTAAAAAAAGAAAAAGGCCTGGCTGATATATACGTAAAATTAGAAAAGTTTAATCCCAGCGGGTCTATAAAGGATAGAGCTGCACACCAAATGATAATAGATGCCCAAACAGATGGTAAATTAAAACAGGGGGACATTATTTTAGAACCTACCAGTGGGAATACAGGAGTAGCTTTAGCTATGATTGGAAAAGCCATGGGGTATGAAGTAACTTTGGTTATGCCTTCTAGTATGAGTCAGGAGAGAAAGGATATAATAAGCTCTTATGGGGCAAGTTTAGTATTGACTGATCCTACAAAGGGTATGACAGGAGCTATCAATAAAGCCTATGAGATGGCAGAAGCCGACAGCAGATACTATATTCCAAATCAATTTGAAAATAAATCTAATATAAAAGCACACTATATCTCTACTGGGACAGAGATATATGATAAACTTCCAGGAATAGATGGTTTTGTAGCAGGAGTAGGAACAGGCGGAACCCTTGGGGGAACAGGTAAATATTTAAAAGAGCGTGACAAAAATATAAAAATTGTAGCAGTAGAGCCGTCTAAATCTCCAGTTTTATCTGGTGGTAGTGGCGGGGCTCATAAGATTCAAGGAATTGGGGCAGGATTTATACCTCAAATATTGGACACATCCATCATCGATGAAGTTATTACTATAGATGATGAAACAGCTTATGAGATGACTAGAAATGTACTAGACACTGATGGGCTCTACCTAGGAATCTCTAGTGGGTCAAATATCGCAGCAGCTAAAATATTAGCTAAGAAATTAGGCGAAGGAAAAATTGTAGTAACAATCGCTCCAGATGGAGGGGAAAAGTACATCTCCACAGGAGTATTTACAAAAACAACCTAG
- a CDS encoding ABC transporter substrate-binding protein produces the protein MINKKIKTILNFVLTLIIAATFVACSSEKDDKQEKQGSVKNSKFGGTIVVAQKMTPPHLDSDKSTDWAISSIMNHVYEGLFEFDANFEPQPYLAESYEIRDGGKVYDIKLRKGVLFHNGKEMTSEDVVASFNRWLKNNDAGNMIAPYFDKLEVVGPYELTFIFKRAYAPFISILGSHVSNQKLVIRPKELVEKYGDNIMREHIGTGPYKFIKWIPDQEVRLERFDDYVPSDKPASGLAGKRVAYADKIIIKSVSEQATRIAGVQTGEFQFAEEAPQDQYKIVVDDPSVEPIIVKPDGMEMLIINCGTPPFNNIYARRALAAAIDMEELGRTMIGNENFWTVDGCIYPKGTVWYEENSGAGVYNNYDPKKAKDLLKKAGYDGTPIVIVSGQDNKVEKYGAIALKEQLEKVGFNVKIELFDRPTVVERRSKKEGWNLHLSYFYMTCPDPQVEGAWTGTNAWISNWDDDDSRAMDKIFERMMIETDKKKRFEIVKEFYNKTWETLPYIKTVEYSRMHIANSSLKGYANFCQPFFWNTWIEKK, from the coding sequence ATGATAAATAAAAAAATTAAAACAATTTTAAATTTTGTTTTAACACTAATTATTGCTGCAACTTTTGTAGCATGTTCTTCAGAAAAAGATGACAAACAAGAAAAACAGGGTTCGGTTAAGAATAGTAAATTTGGTGGGACAATAGTGGTGGCACAAAAAATGACACCTCCTCATCTTGACAGTGACAAATCTACCGATTGGGCAATATCTTCAATAATGAATCATGTCTATGAGGGGTTATTTGAATTTGATGCAAATTTTGAGCCTCAACCTTATCTCGCTGAGAGTTATGAAATAAGAGATGGGGGAAAAGTTTATGATATTAAGCTTAGAAAGGGAGTTCTTTTTCATAATGGAAAGGAAATGACCTCAGAAGATGTAGTAGCTTCATTCAACAGATGGTTAAAAAATAATGACGCAGGTAATATGATTGCTCCTTATTTTGATAAATTAGAAGTAGTAGGGCCATATGAACTGACATTTATATTTAAGAGGGCTTATGCTCCCTTCATCAGTATTTTAGGATCACATGTTTCAAATCAAAAACTTGTTATAAGACCAAAGGAGCTTGTAGAAAAATACGGTGATAATATAATGAGGGAACACATAGGAACAGGGCCTTATAAATTTATAAAATGGATTCCAGATCAAGAGGTTAGATTAGAAAGGTTTGATGACTATGTTCCAAGTGATAAACCGGCATCAGGTCTTGCAGGTAAGAGGGTAGCCTATGCAGATAAAATAATAATAAAATCGGTTTCTGAGCAGGCTACAAGAATTGCCGGGGTTCAAACTGGAGAATTTCAATTTGCGGAAGAAGCTCCTCAGGATCAATATAAAATAGTTGTAGACGATCCCAGTGTAGAACCTATAATAGTTAAACCAGATGGGATGGAAATGCTGATAATAAACTGTGGTACTCCTCCATTTAATAACATATACGCAAGGAGAGCTCTTGCAGCAGCTATAGATATGGAAGAACTTGGAAGGACAATGATAGGTAATGAAAATTTTTGGACTGTAGATGGATGTATATACCCTAAAGGGACAGTATGGTATGAAGAAAATTCAGGAGCAGGAGTATATAACAACTATGATCCTAAGAAGGCAAAAGATCTTCTAAAAAAAGCCGGTTATGACGGAACACCTATAGTGATAGTCAGTGGGCAGGATAATAAAGTTGAAAAATATGGAGCAATAGCCCTAAAAGAGCAGCTTGAAAAGGTGGGATTCAATGTTAAAATAGAGCTTTTTGACAGACCTACAGTTGTTGAAAGACGTTCAAAGAAAGAAGGGTGGAATCTGCATCTTTCGTACTTTTATATGACTTGTCCAGATCCTCAGGTTGAGGGAGCATGGACAGGAACAAATGCATGGATTTCAAACTGGGATGACGATGATTCCCGTGCCATGGATAAAATATTTGAAAGGATGATGATAGAAACGGATAAGAAAAAAAGATTTGAGATAGTAAAAGAATTCTATAATAAAACATGGGAAACATTACCATATATAAAAACTGTTGAATACAGCAGGATGCACATTGCAAACAGCTCACTCAAAGGGTATGCTAACTTCTGCCAACCGTTCTTTTGGAATACATGGATAGAGAAAAAATAG
- a CDS encoding aminotransferase class V-fold PLP-dependent enzyme translates to MIYFDNAATTLPKPKAVGEAIVEALNSFGNPSRGGHEYSLRSSRVLYETRELLAKLIGVEDPLNIAFTGNSTMSLNIAILGLGLKEGDEIITTTLEHNSVLRPIYKLKKNGVKVKFVGSDKAGNINYDELETSIGKNTKVIMTTHASNLTGNLVDIDRIGKVAHKNNLIFIVDGSQSLGVFPVDVVKNNIDILCFTGHKGLMGPTGVGGIYVSPKVDLNPYLVGGSGSHSFSEEHPKTMPDKLEAGTPNIHGIAGLNASLKYIFNTGIDTIREKELSLAKTFYQGIKDLPKVKIYGDFSSFYRSPIVTMNLEGVPSSDLAEVLSYDYGIATRSGIHCAPLMHNDFKTNENGMVRFSFSHYNTMEEILKTIEILKDLSESI, encoded by the coding sequence ATGATTTATTTTGATAACGCCGCAACTACACTCCCCAAACCAAAAGCCGTTGGGGAAGCTATCGTAGAAGCGCTGAATAGTTTTGGGAATCCAAGTAGGGGAGGACATGAGTATTCTCTTCGTTCATCTAGGGTTTTATACGAGACAAGGGAATTACTGGCAAAACTCATAGGGGTAGAAGATCCGTTAAATATAGCATTTACAGGGAACTCAACTATGTCTCTTAATATAGCAATATTAGGATTAGGTCTCAAAGAAGGAGACGAGATAATCACTACAACTCTAGAGCATAACTCAGTACTGCGTCCAATATATAAGTTAAAAAAAAATGGAGTTAAAGTAAAATTTGTTGGGTCAGACAAAGCTGGAAATATAAACTATGATGAACTAGAAACAAGTATCGGAAAAAATACCAAGGTCATTATGACCACTCATGCTTCTAACTTAACAGGAAATTTGGTGGATATAGATAGAATCGGAAAGGTAGCTCATAAGAACAATCTTATATTTATTGTGGACGGGTCACAGAGTCTGGGGGTATTTCCAGTGGATGTAGTCAAAAACAATATCGATATCCTGTGCTTCACTGGACACAAAGGGCTCATGGGTCCTACAGGGGTAGGAGGAATATATGTATCTCCTAAGGTAGATCTGAATCCATACCTTGTAGGAGGAAGTGGATCTCACTCATTTTCAGAGGAGCATCCTAAAACTATGCCCGATAAATTAGAAGCTGGTACACCTAATATTCATGGAATAGCAGGATTAAATGCCAGTTTAAAATATATCTTTAACACAGGAATAGACACAATCCGTGAAAAAGAGCTTTCCCTGGCTAAGACTTTTTATCAGGGAATAAAAGATCTGCCAAAAGTAAAAATATATGGAGATTTCAGTAGTTTCTATCGTTCTCCTATTGTTACTATGAATTTAGAGGGCGTTCCATCCAGCGATCTTGCAGAAGTTTTATCCTATGATTATGGGATAGCCACAAGATCTGGAATTCATTGTGCACCATTGATGCATAATGATTTTAAAACCAATGAAAATGGGATGGTAAGATTTAGTTTTTCCCACTATAATACAATGGAAGAGATCTTAAAAACAATCGAAATTTTAAAAGATCTCTCTGAATCTATATAA
- the mnmH gene encoding tRNA 2-selenouridine(34) synthase MnmH produces the protein MNFLKTNIYDDMNKNEISYKELLEKNNYILIDVRTPKEYLESTIPGAINIPVLLDEERVMVGTAYKKESQEKAKQLGIEAISKRLGDITKQISELSKEHDNIVFFCARGGMRSGSMTSFFKSMGYKTARLSGGYKSYRAFVIEDLENIVQGVTLITLHGKTGTGKTKILNELHENGVETIDLEGMAKNRGSHFGHIGIPQDRSQKTFESLLYDAVKHRKNNVIIIEGESSRKIGPIHIPDPFWDTMKKGIKILVEAPIEMRLDIIMDDYTGIDELKKNLLEVADKLKRYMDGSAHTKFIDLVEKGEIREAARQMMIEYYDPMYNKSLDRHNYHEEVMIESIEDGVIKLKEVFKKHM, from the coding sequence GTGAATTTTTTGAAAACCAATATATACGATGATATGAATAAAAACGAAATAAGTTATAAGGAATTATTAGAAAAAAATAACTATATCTTAATAGATGTAAGAACTCCTAAGGAATACCTAGAATCAACTATTCCAGGAGCCATTAATATACCTGTATTGCTAGATGAAGAAAGAGTAATGGTGGGAACCGCCTATAAAAAAGAATCTCAAGAAAAGGCTAAACAGCTAGGTATAGAAGCTATCTCTAAAAGATTGGGAGATATCACTAAGCAGATAAGTGAACTTTCAAAAGAACACGATAATATCGTATTCTTCTGTGCTAGAGGCGGGATGAGAAGCGGGTCTATGACTTCATTCTTCAAATCTATGGGATATAAAACTGCAAGGCTCAGTGGAGGATATAAATCTTACAGAGCTTTTGTCATAGAAGACCTTGAGAATATAGTGCAAGGAGTAACACTAATAACTCTCCACGGAAAAACAGGTACAGGAAAGACAAAAATCTTAAATGAACTACACGAAAACGGTGTTGAAACTATAGATTTAGAGGGAATGGCAAAAAATAGAGGATCTCACTTTGGTCATATAGGAATACCCCAGGACAGAAGCCAGAAAACTTTTGAATCTCTTTTATATGATGCCGTTAAGCATAGAAAAAATAATGTGATAATAATTGAAGGCGAAAGTAGTAGGAAGATAGGCCCTATCCATATCCCAGATCCATTTTGGGATACAATGAAGAAGGGAATAAAAATATTAGTAGAAGCTCCTATAGAGATGAGATTAGACATCATCATGGATGATTACACTGGAATCGATGAATTAAAAAAGAATTTACTGGAAGTAGCAGATAAATTAAAAAGATATATGGATGGCAGTGCCCATACTAAATTTATCGACCTAGTAGAAAAAGGTGAGATCAGGGAAGCTGCTCGTCAAATGATGATAGAATACTACGATCCTATGTATAACAAAAGTTTAGACAGACATAACTACCACGAGGAAGTTATGATCGAAAGTATTGAAGACGGCGTTATAAAATTAAAGGAAGTATTTAAAAAACATATGTAA
- a CDS encoding DJ-1 family glyoxalase III: MKKVALYLAEGFEEIEALATADVLRRAEVEVELVAVGGNREVLGAHDIRVVADTLIEDISHEKYDMMILPGGMPGTLNLDSSKILKKQIIDFDLESKYIGAICAAPLVIGKMGFLENRQATCYPGVESQLFGAVYKDDLDVVVDGNFITSRGPGTAIPFALKLVELLKGEEMSKNLASDLLV, encoded by the coding sequence ATGAAAAAGGTAGCATTATATTTAGCTGAAGGATTTGAGGAGATAGAGGCATTAGCTACAGCTGATGTTTTGAGAAGAGCAGAGGTAGAAGTAGAATTAGTCGCTGTAGGAGGGAATAGAGAGGTATTGGGAGCTCATGATATAAGGGTAGTAGCAGATACTCTTATAGAGGATATAAGCCATGAAAAATATGATATGATGATCTTACCAGGAGGAATGCCAGGAACGTTAAATTTAGATTCATCGAAGATATTAAAGAAGCAGATTATAGATTTTGATTTAGAGAGTAAATATATTGGAGCTATCTGTGCTGCTCCCCTTGTTATTGGAAAGATGGGGTTTTTAGAGAACAGACAGGCTACCTGTTATCCAGGTGTGGAGTCACAACTATTTGGAGCTGTCTATAAGGATGATTTAGATGTGGTAGTGGACGGGAATTTTATAACGTCTAGAGGGCCTGGAACAGCGATACCGTTTGCATTAAAATTGGTGGAACTTTTAAAGGGAGAAGAAATGAGTAAAAATTTAGCTTCTGATCTTTTAGTTTAA
- a CDS encoding ABC transporter permease yields the protein MGKDIKQMILEIKKHPYIAIGGVVIALVFLTAVAAPLLTKFDPLEVNGKDRLLPPSLIHPMGTDHFGRDVMSRLVYGARISMQIGISVVVLSTFMGGLIGLIAGYYHKFDNFIMRILDGFMAFPGIIIAIILAAVWGAGKLNIILALSFAYFPQMARVVRGCVLTGKEWECVESAKSSGAKDGHILFRYILLNSLSPIIVQATFTFAVAILDEAALSFLGMGIEPPHPSWGGMITEGRSFMSIAPWEMIFPGAAIMVTVLGLNLLGDGLRDYLDPRLKV from the coding sequence GTGGGAAAAGATATAAAACAAATGATTTTGGAAATAAAAAAACATCCTTATATAGCCATAGGAGGGGTAGTTATAGCATTAGTTTTTCTGACTGCTGTGGCAGCTCCCCTCCTAACTAAATTTGATCCTTTGGAAGTAAACGGAAAGGATAGGCTTTTGCCTCCTTCATTGATCCATCCTATGGGAACTGATCATTTTGGAAGAGATGTTATGAGCCGATTGGTTTATGGGGCAAGGATATCTATGCAGATTGGGATTTCAGTAGTCGTACTCAGTACATTTATGGGTGGATTAATAGGATTAATAGCTGGATATTATCATAAATTCGATAATTTTATTATGAGAATTTTAGATGGATTCATGGCATTTCCAGGAATAATAATAGCGATAATTTTAGCAGCTGTCTGGGGAGCCGGGAAATTAAATATAATTTTGGCACTATCATTTGCCTATTTTCCTCAGATGGCGAGAGTCGTAAGAGGATGTGTTCTTACAGGCAAAGAATGGGAATGCGTTGAATCTGCCAAATCATCAGGAGCAAAAGATGGACATATACTTTTTAGGTATATACTCCTCAATTCGTTGTCACCAATAATAGTGCAGGCTACATTCACTTTTGCTGTAGCAATATTAGATGAAGCGGCTTTAAGTTTTTTAGGGATGGGAATAGAACCACCACACCCAAGCTGGGGCGGGATGATTACTGAAGGTAGGTCATTTATGAGTATAGCTCCCTGGGAGATGATATTTCCTGGAGCAGCTATAATGGTTACAGTTTTAGGACTTAACCTTTTAGGAGATGGACTTAGAGATTATTTGGACCCTAGGCTCAAGGTATAG
- a CDS encoding ABC transporter ATP-binding protein, with amino-acid sequence MNTLLKIENISKCFSASEGLFFKTNKKVRALDKVSFDIKKGEILGIVGESGCGKSTLGRVILRLLDADSGNIYFDGNDILSLSKAEMREVRRDMQIVFQDPFASLNPRMRVAELIGEPLRLHGLKDIHEINRRVEEITQLVGLDKYHLDKYPHEFSGGQRQRICIARALILKPKLVICDEAVSALDVSIQSQIINLLNDLKDELGLTYMFISHDLSVVKHISDRVGVMYLGKIVEITSVENIFSKPKHPYTQALISAIPVPDPNVKKERIILKGDMPDPLNILKGCRFHMRCIHAEERCGRIEPELKVNKKGHFVACHLTDKIKKI; translated from the coding sequence ATGAATACTCTGCTTAAGATAGAAAATATTTCTAAATGTTTTTCAGCATCAGAAGGGTTGTTTTTTAAAACCAATAAAAAAGTGAGAGCTCTGGATAAGGTAAGTTTTGACATAAAAAAAGGTGAAATCTTAGGAATAGTAGGGGAATCGGGGTGTGGTAAATCTACTTTAGGAAGGGTTATCCTCCGGCTCTTAGATGCAGATTCAGGAAATATTTATTTTGACGGAAACGATATACTATCTCTTTCAAAGGCAGAAATGAGAGAGGTAAGAAGAGATATGCAGATCGTATTTCAAGACCCCTTTGCATCTTTAAACCCCAGAATGAGAGTGGCGGAACTTATAGGAGAACCACTTAGGTTACATGGGCTAAAAGATATCCATGAAATAAATAGGAGGGTAGAAGAGATAACCCAGCTGGTTGGATTAGATAAATATCATTTAGACAAATATCCCCATGAATTTTCTGGAGGACAGAGGCAGAGGATATGTATTGCCAGAGCCTTGATCTTAAAACCAAAATTAGTTATATGTGATGAGGCGGTTTCTGCTTTGGACGTATCTATACAGAGCCAAATAATAAATCTATTAAATGATTTGAAAGATGAACTGGGTCTTACATATATGTTTATATCCCATGACCTTTCAGTAGTAAAGCATATAAGTGACAGGGTAGGAGTTATGTATTTAGGGAAAATAGTAGAGATTACCTCTGTAGAAAATATTTTTAGCAAACCTAAGCATCCTTATACACAGGCTTTAATTTCTGCAATTCCAGTTCCTGATCCAAATGTAAAGAAAGAAAGGATAATATTGAAGGGGGATATGCCGGATCCTTTAAATATTCTTAAGGGGTGTAGATTTCATATGAGGTGTATCCATGCAGAAGAAAGGTGTGGAAGGATAGAACCTGAGTTAAAAGTAAATAAAAAAGGTCATTTCGTAGCCTGTCATTTGACAGATAAAATTAAAAAAATATAA
- a CDS encoding ABC transporter permease, translating to MIRYIMKRLFMLIPVIAVVMILSFLITHIMPGDPVRMMMGDFATEKQVSAMKHHLGYDKPFFTQFGEWLSRIIRGDLGESLFLHEKVSTAIFSRLEPTFMLALVGESIGLLIGIPLGVIAAVKHRSWMDQSAIGISLAGVSIPSFWLSIMLIYLFSVKLHWFPVQGYVPIEESGIGVIKYLVLPGLTLGFMQGGIIARMTRSAMLDVLRQDYIRTAMAKGVAEKFVIIRHALKNAMIPVVTVIGFSMAVLLGGTWVVETVFNIPGTGSLAVNSIMKRDYPVIQGSMIFTALVYVVINIVVDVSYAFLNPKIKYK from the coding sequence ATGATTAGATACATAATGAAAAGGCTATTTATGCTTATACCAGTAATAGCTGTGGTAATGATCCTCTCTTTTTTAATTACCCACATAATGCCCGGGGACCCTGTCAGAATGATGATGGGAGATTTTGCAACGGAAAAACAGGTATCTGCTATGAAGCATCATCTTGGATATGATAAGCCATTTTTTACACAGTTTGGAGAGTGGCTTTCAAGAATAATAAGGGGAGATCTAGGAGAATCTTTATTTTTGCATGAAAAAGTGTCAACAGCTATTTTTTCAAGGCTGGAACCAACATTTATGCTGGCCCTTGTGGGAGAGAGTATAGGATTGTTGATAGGGATACCCCTTGGAGTAATAGCAGCAGTTAAACATAGAAGCTGGATGGATCAGTCAGCCATAGGAATATCTTTGGCGGGAGTTTCAATACCCAGCTTTTGGCTCTCTATTATGCTTATATATTTATTTTCTGTGAAACTTCACTGGTTTCCTGTCCAAGGGTATGTTCCCATAGAAGAATCCGGGATAGGAGTCATAAAATATCTTGTTCTGCCGGGATTAACTCTTGGATTTATGCAAGGGGGAATAATAGCTAGGATGACAAGGAGTGCGATGTTAGATGTACTCAGACAAGATTACATAAGAACTGCTATGGCAAAAGGAGTAGCGGAAAAATTTGTGATTATAAGACATGCTTTAAAAAATGCCATGATACCAGTTGTGACAGTTATAGGATTTAGCATGGCCGTACTTTTAGGTGGAACATGGGTTGTAGAAACTGTTTTTAACATACCGGGAACAGGGAGTTTGGCTGTTAATTCGATAATGAAGAGGGATTATCCTGTAATACAGGGCAGTATGATATTTACGGCTTTGGTCTATGTGGTTATAAATATAGTTGTAGATGTGAGTTATGCATTTTTAAATCCAAAAATTAAATATAAATAA